One genomic region from Gossypium hirsutum isolate 1008001.06 chromosome D13, Gossypium_hirsutum_v2.1, whole genome shotgun sequence encodes:
- the LOC107918822 gene encoding protein trichome birefringence-like 41 isoform X1, producing MGVWVDANYLVSSSFYLLVLCLICSRKGNATAANGCDLFTGRWVFDPSYPLYKASACPFIQKEFSCQKNGRQDLLYTQYRWQPLGCTLTRFNGLKLLEKFRGNSIMFVGDSLSLNQWQSLTCMLHYAVPSAQFNISRVGDVTTFEFLDYEVKVMVDRSVYLVDVVMEKIGRVLKLDSIQGGKLWKGIDMLIFNTWHWWNRRGPTQPWDYIEVGGVIKKDMDRMQAFEIALNTWAGWVDANIDPSKSLLFFQGISPSHYNGTLWGEPKEKNCVGQKQPLLGTTYPGGLPPAVDVVKKVLSKMKKPVKLLDITLLSLLRKDGHPSMYGLGGSTGMDCSHWCLAGVPDTWNELLYNLIL from the exons ATGGGAGTTTGGGTGGATGCCAATTATCTTGTTTCATCATCTTTTTACCTGCTGGTTTTGTGCCTTATCTGCAGCCGCAAGGGAAATGCTACTGCTGCAAATGGCTGCGATTTGTTTACAGGCAGGTGGGTTTTCGATCCGTCTTACCCTCTTTACAAAGCCTCAGCTTGCCCCTTCATTCAGAAAGAGTTCAGCTGCCAAAAGAATGGCCGCCAGGATCTGCTTTACACTCAATACCGATGGCAACCTCTTGGTTGCACACTCACTAG ATTTAATGGTTTGAAGTTGCTAGAAAAGTTTAGAGGGAATAGCATAATGTTTGTGGGAGATTCACTAAGTCTAAATCAATGGCAATCATTGACATGCATGCTTCACTATGCAGTTCCCAGTGCCCAATTCAACATTTCTAGAGTTGGAGATGTCACCACATTCGAATTCTTG GATTATGAAGTAAAAGTAATGGTAGATCGAAGTGTGTATCTGGTAGATGTAGTGATGGAAAAAATAGGGAGGGTGTTAAAGCTTGATTCCATTCAAGGAGGAAAGCTATGGAAAGGAATCGACATGCTTATCTTCAATACTTGGCATTGGTGGAACCGTCGTGGTCCTACTCAACCGTGGGATTATATTGAGGTAGGCGGCGTAATTAAGAAAGATATGGATCGCATGCAAGCTTTTGAAATAGCTCTCAACACATGGGCCGGATGGGTTGATGCCAACATCGATCCTTCTAAATCTCTCCTATTCTTCCAAGGAATTTCCCCCTCTCATtacaa TGGAACTTTATGGGGTGAACCAAAAGAAAAGAATTGTGTAGGGCAGAAGCAGCCATTGCTTGGCACAACATATCCAGGAGGGCTACCACCAGCAGTGGATGTGGTAAAGAAGGTGTTAAGCAAAATGAAAAAGCCAGTGAAGTTGCTTGACATAACACTGCTGTCATTGCTACGCAAAGATGGGCATCCATCAATGTATGGGCTGGGAGGATCTACTGGAATGGATTGCAGCCACTGGTGTCTAGCGGGAGTTCCAGATACATGGAACGAGCTTCTTTACAATCTTATTCTTTGA
- the LOC107918822 gene encoding protein trichome birefringence-like 41 isoform X2 codes for MPIILFHHLFTCWFCALSAAAREMLLLQMAAICLQAGGFSIRLTLFTKPQLAPSFRKSSAAKRMAARICFTLNTDGNLLVAHSLVPSAQFNISRVGDVTTFEFLDYEVKVMVDRSVYLVDVVMEKIGRVLKLDSIQGGKLWKGIDMLIFNTWHWWNRRGPTQPWDYIEVGGVIKKDMDRMQAFEIALNTWAGWVDANIDPSKSLLFFQGISPSHYNGTLWGEPKEKNCVGQKQPLLGTTYPGGLPPAVDVVKKVLSKMKKPVKLLDITLLSLLRKDGHPSMYGLGGSTGMDCSHWCLAGVPDTWNELLYNLIL; via the exons ATGCCAATTATCTTGTTTCATCATCTTTTTACCTGCTGGTTTTGTGCCTTATCTGCAGCCGCAAGGGAAATGCTACTGCTGCAAATGGCTGCGATTTGTTTACAGGCAGGTGGGTTTTCGATCCGTCTTACCCTCTTTACAAAGCCTCAGCTTGCCCCTTCATTCAGAAAGAGTTCAGCTGCCAAAAGAATGGCCGCCAGGATCTGCTTTACACTCAATACCGATGGCAACCTCTTGGTTGCACACTCACTAG TTCCCAGTGCCCAATTCAACATTTCTAGAGTTGGAGATGTCACCACATTCGAATTCTTG GATTATGAAGTAAAAGTAATGGTAGATCGAAGTGTGTATCTGGTAGATGTAGTGATGGAAAAAATAGGGAGGGTGTTAAAGCTTGATTCCATTCAAGGAGGAAAGCTATGGAAAGGAATCGACATGCTTATCTTCAATACTTGGCATTGGTGGAACCGTCGTGGTCCTACTCAACCGTGGGATTATATTGAGGTAGGCGGCGTAATTAAGAAAGATATGGATCGCATGCAAGCTTTTGAAATAGCTCTCAACACATGGGCCGGATGGGTTGATGCCAACATCGATCCTTCTAAATCTCTCCTATTCTTCCAAGGAATTTCCCCCTCTCATtacaa TGGAACTTTATGGGGTGAACCAAAAGAAAAGAATTGTGTAGGGCAGAAGCAGCCATTGCTTGGCACAACATATCCAGGAGGGCTACCACCAGCAGTGGATGTGGTAAAGAAGGTGTTAAGCAAAATGAAAAAGCCAGTGAAGTTGCTTGACATAACACTGCTGTCATTGCTACGCAAAGATGGGCATCCATCAATGTATGGGCTGGGAGGATCTACTGGAATGGATTGCAGCCACTGGTGTCTAGCGGGAGTTCCAGATACATGGAACGAGCTTCTTTACAATCTTATTCTTTGA